One Candidatus Saccharibacteria bacterium RAAC3_TM7_1 genomic region harbors:
- a CDS encoding ArsR family transcriptional regulator (RAAC3_TM7_1_918), whose product MDNKNLRAMELLQRNLPIFNALGSPVRQQIMLLLSDDVSKNVAQLTKRTGLARPTVSHHIKILKKAGLLTVHRKGVNYYYTPQYSTPLKSLREFISLLENIEKTGGTIAKITKTDR is encoded by the coding sequence ATGGACAATAAAAACCTACGAGCTATGGAATTGCTGCAGCGAAATCTGCCTATTTTCAACGCGCTCGGAAGCCCGGTGCGTCAGCAAATTATGCTGCTGTTGTCCGACGATGTCTCAAAAAATGTTGCCCAGCTTACCAAACGGACTGGCCTGGCGCGACCGACCGTCTCGCACCATATCAAAATTCTCAAAAAAGCCGGACTGCTGACCGTACATCGAAAAGGAGTGAATTATTACTACACACCGCAGTACTCGACACCTCTAAAGTCACTCCGCGAATTTATAAGTTTATTAGAAAATATTGAAAAAACAGGAGGAACAATTGCAAAAATTACTAAAACAGATCGGTAA